A genomic window from Trueperella bialowiezensis includes:
- the rpmA gene encoding 50S ribosomal protein L27 has product MATKKGASSTRNGRDSNAQRLGIKRFGGQAVNAGEILVRQRGTKYHPGVNVGRGKDDTLFALEAGLVEFGTKRGRKVINVLVDA; this is encoded by the coding sequence ATGGCAACAAAGAAAGGTGCGAGCTCAACTCGCAACGGTCGCGATTCTAATGCGCAACGCCTTGGAATCAAGCGCTTCGGCGGCCAGGCTGTGAACGCCGGAGAAATCCTCGTGCGCCAGCGCGGCACGAAGTACCACCCGGGCGTTAACGTCGGCCGCGGTAAGGATGACACGCTGTTCGCTCTTGAGGCCGGTCTGGTCGAGTTCGGAACCAAGCGCGGCCGCAAGGTCATTAACGTGCTGGTAGACGCCTAA
- the obgE gene encoding GTPase ObgE yields MASFIDRVTLHIQAGKGGNGIASVRREKYKPLGGPDGANGGHGGDVILRVDPQESTLLSLHHSPHLKAENGQPGAGDLRHGKRGQDLIVHVPSGTVVKDMDGNILADLVGEGAEYLVAEGGFGGLGNAALASPKRKAPGFALLGVPGEEISVVLELKSVADVALVGFPSAGKSSLIAAMSAARPKIADYPFTTLVPNLGVVSAGDNRFTMADVPGLIPGASEGKGLGHEFLRHIERCAVIAHVVDCAAYEFTRDPVTDLKTIEAELAAYADQIPPMDDRVPLMERPRVVVLNKADVPEARELAEFVQPEIEALGYQVFIVSAVARHGLRELGFALAKIVDEVRSHDVVPQARPVIRPVSQDDDGFTVTPVNHSGTVIYQVRGRKPERWINQTDFANDEAVGYLADRLNALGVEKELMKAGAIGGDTVVIGPLDGGVVFDWEPTLSTGAEHLAPRGSDARLEDWSRPTRAQRKAAFHERMDAKEEARQALRADRDEGIWTDPSAN; encoded by the coding sequence ATGGCTAGTTTTATCGACCGGGTGACACTGCATATTCAAGCAGGTAAAGGCGGCAACGGTATTGCGTCCGTGCGCCGTGAAAAGTACAAGCCGCTAGGTGGCCCTGATGGGGCTAACGGCGGTCACGGTGGTGACGTCATTTTGCGGGTTGATCCGCAAGAATCAACGCTTCTTTCTTTGCATCATTCACCGCATTTGAAGGCCGAAAATGGTCAGCCCGGTGCCGGCGACTTGCGTCATGGCAAACGCGGTCAAGATCTGATCGTTCACGTGCCGTCCGGAACGGTGGTTAAGGACATGGACGGCAACATTCTGGCTGACCTCGTGGGGGAGGGCGCCGAATATCTGGTGGCGGAAGGCGGCTTCGGTGGCTTGGGTAATGCTGCGCTCGCATCACCGAAGCGCAAGGCTCCCGGCTTCGCACTGCTCGGAGTGCCGGGTGAAGAGATCTCGGTGGTCCTTGAGCTGAAGTCTGTTGCCGACGTCGCGCTCGTCGGTTTTCCATCAGCAGGAAAGTCATCGCTGATCGCCGCGATGTCTGCAGCCCGGCCAAAGATCGCTGACTATCCGTTCACCACGCTCGTGCCCAACCTCGGCGTGGTGAGCGCCGGTGATAATCGTTTCACGATGGCCGACGTTCCGGGACTCATCCCGGGAGCCTCGGAAGGTAAGGGGCTCGGTCATGAATTTTTGCGCCACATTGAACGGTGCGCGGTGATCGCTCACGTTGTTGACTGCGCGGCCTACGAGTTTACGCGTGATCCGGTGACCGACTTGAAGACAATCGAAGCCGAACTGGCCGCCTATGCCGACCAAATCCCGCCGATGGACGACCGGGTGCCACTCATGGAGCGCCCGCGCGTCGTCGTGCTTAATAAGGCTGACGTGCCCGAAGCGCGCGAACTTGCCGAATTTGTGCAACCGGAGATCGAAGCGCTCGGCTATCAAGTGTTCATCGTCTCTGCTGTGGCCCGGCATGGCCTACGCGAACTCGGTTTCGCGCTGGCGAAGATCGTGGACGAGGTGCGTAGCCACGACGTCGTGCCCCAAGCCCGCCCGGTCATCCGCCCGGTGAGTCAAGACGACGACGGTTTCACCGTCACGCCCGTCAACCATTCGGGTACCGTCATCTATCAGGTGCGCGGTCGCAAACCTGAGCGATGGATCAACCAGACGGACTTCGCTAACGACGAGGCCGTGGGATATCTCGCCGATCGTCTCAACGCGCTCGGAGTGGAAAAAGAACTCATGAAAGCCGGCGCTATTGGTGGTGACACGGTGGTCATCGGCCCGCTGGATGGCGGTGTGGTGTTCGACTGGGAACCCACCCTGTCCACAGGTGCCGAACACTTGGCTCCACGCGGCTCCGATGCGCGGTTGGAAGACTGGTCCAGGCCCACGCGCGCCCAGCGTAAGGCTGCTTTCCACGAGCGGATGGACGCCAAAGAAGAGGCCAGGCAAGCGCTTCGTGCCGACCGCGACGAAGGGATTTGGACAGACCCGTCAGCAAACTAA
- a CDS encoding Rne/Rng family ribonuclease yields MADSAENNEGAQIAPMTTLLFQEPDMSRAVKARRKRREDNADEPDSERESGSGGDSTDGDDSSPRKRRRGKRGGRKSSESAHKTEQDSDDSSDEESGTSSRKVTKTRRTRQRKSSSKETRESADSKAEESEESDKANGQGETTVRRRRRRRSSDDDGVTAPKGSTRLEAKRRRRKESRRASRRRTTITESEYLARREAVDRVMLVREQDGLNQIAVLEDDVLVEHYVARHTQTSMVGNVYLGRVQNVLPSMEAAFVDIGKGRNAVLYAGEVNWDSVGMSGKTHKIEDALKSGDPVLVQVTKDPIGHKGARLTGQVTLAGRHLVLVPGGSMMGISRKLPDTERSRLKSILKKVVPGEHGVIVRTAAEGATEEQLQGDVDRLAKSWKEIQAKSKSSKNAPSLLKAEPELAVRVVRDIFNEDFKKLKVSGDEAWKTISQYVEDLSPDLVDRLEHWESDKDIFAENRVDEQLAKAFDRKVFLPSGGSLIIERTEAMTVIDVNTGKFTGSGGTLEETVTRNNLEAAEEVVRQLRLRDIGGIIVIDFIDMVLEENRDLVLRRLIECLGRDRTRHQVAEVTSLGLVQMTRKRVGQGLVEAFSTTCECCDGHGYITHENPVERGETDEQNPRTSTRRQARERPRKKAAADPKHEEVRAALANIAAAASSKNDATDKKEAAGKSEAADKKEAADGRERASAQEKKPVRRSKSKKAAPTKAESGAKPEGNGEAESSAKADGNSEGEAKPKRERRRVTSSGTISTGSSGKSHIMSFPVKKD; encoded by the coding sequence ATGGCAGATAGTGCCGAAAACAATGAGGGCGCTCAGATTGCGCCTATGACAACGCTCCTGTTCCAGGAGCCAGATATGAGCCGCGCGGTTAAAGCCCGCCGTAAGCGCCGTGAGGATAACGCTGACGAGCCTGACAGCGAGCGCGAATCTGGCAGCGGCGGCGATTCTACCGACGGCGACGACTCCTCGCCTCGCAAGCGCCGCCGGGGTAAGCGCGGCGGACGTAAGAGCAGCGAGTCAGCTCACAAGACCGAGCAAGATTCCGATGACTCCTCCGATGAAGAATCGGGCACGTCGTCGCGCAAAGTAACCAAGACACGCCGCACACGTCAGCGTAAATCCTCCAGTAAAGAAACACGCGAGTCGGCTGACAGTAAAGCAGAGGAATCCGAAGAATCCGATAAGGCGAACGGCCAGGGCGAGACGACCGTACGGCGTCGGCGTCGGCGTAGATCTTCCGACGACGACGGCGTCACCGCACCCAAAGGCTCCACGCGCCTCGAAGCAAAGAGAAGGCGTAGGAAAGAAAGCCGGCGCGCCTCTCGGCGTCGTACCACGATCACCGAATCGGAATACCTGGCGCGCAGGGAAGCCGTTGATCGAGTCATGCTGGTACGCGAACAGGACGGCCTCAACCAGATCGCCGTGCTGGAAGACGACGTGCTCGTCGAACACTACGTGGCACGCCACACCCAAACCTCGATGGTCGGTAACGTTTACCTTGGCCGCGTCCAAAACGTGCTGCCGTCAATGGAAGCCGCGTTCGTTGACATCGGCAAGGGGCGAAACGCCGTCCTGTACGCCGGCGAAGTCAACTGGGATTCGGTTGGAATGAGCGGCAAAACCCACAAGATTGAAGACGCCCTGAAATCGGGCGATCCGGTTCTCGTGCAGGTCACGAAAGACCCGATCGGCCACAAGGGCGCCCGGCTAACCGGCCAGGTCACCCTCGCAGGCCGCCACCTTGTACTTGTGCCCGGCGGCTCAATGATGGGTATTTCCCGCAAGTTGCCAGACACCGAGCGCTCGCGGCTGAAGTCGATCTTGAAGAAGGTTGTGCCCGGTGAACATGGCGTCATTGTGCGGACGGCTGCCGAAGGTGCCACCGAAGAACAACTCCAAGGTGACGTCGATCGGCTCGCCAAGTCTTGGAAAGAGATCCAGGCCAAATCAAAGTCGTCGAAGAACGCGCCCTCGCTGCTTAAGGCTGAACCGGAGCTGGCCGTGCGTGTGGTTCGTGACATCTTCAACGAAGACTTCAAGAAGCTCAAGGTTTCTGGTGACGAGGCGTGGAAGACGATCAGCCAATACGTTGAGGACCTCTCGCCGGACCTGGTTGATCGTTTGGAGCACTGGGAATCGGACAAGGACATCTTTGCGGAGAACCGGGTTGACGAGCAGCTTGCGAAAGCGTTCGACCGCAAGGTATTCCTGCCGTCGGGTGGATCGCTCATCATTGAGCGCACCGAGGCGATGACTGTGATCGACGTCAACACAGGCAAGTTCACCGGTTCGGGCGGAACCCTCGAAGAGACCGTGACCCGCAACAACCTGGAAGCTGCCGAAGAAGTGGTCCGCCAGCTACGCCTGCGCGACATCGGTGGCATCATCGTCATCGATTTTATTGACATGGTGCTCGAAGAAAACCGTGACCTCGTGCTTCGCCGGCTCATTGAATGCCTCGGGCGGGATCGCACTCGCCACCAAGTAGCCGAAGTGACCTCCCTCGGGCTCGTGCAAATGACCCGCAAGCGGGTTGGGCAAGGGCTCGTTGAAGCGTTTTCTACCACGTGTGAGTGCTGCGACGGCCACGGCTACATTACGCATGAAAACCCTGTGGAACGCGGCGAAACTGACGAACAAAATCCGCGCACATCCACCCGCCGCCAGGCCCGTGAACGTCCGCGCAAGAAGGCTGCGGCCGATCCGAAACATGAGGAAGTGCGTGCAGCTCTGGCTAACATTGCTGCGGCTGCATCGTCCAAGAACGACGCCACGGATAAGAAAGAGGCCGCGGGTAAGAGCGAGGCCGCGGACAAGAAAGAGGCCGCTGATGGGCGGGAGCGGGCTTCGGCACAGGAGAAGAAGCCGGTTCGCCGTAGCAAGTCGAAGAAGGCCGCGCCCACCAAGGCAGAAAGCGGCGCCAAGCCAGAAGGCAATGGCGAAGCCGAAAGCAGCGCCAAGGCTGACGGTAATTCTGAGGGCGAGGCCAAGCCGAAGCGTGAGCGCCGCCGGGTGACGTCGTCGGGAACGATCAGCACCGGAAGTTCCGGCAAGTCGCACATCATGAGCTTCCCCGTGAAGAAAGATTAG
- the proB gene encoding glutamate 5-kinase, whose translation MQHLLSNRALLGQAPRIVIKIGSSSLTRGGSLARDQIAQLVDVLGPAHVRGQQIVLVSSGSIAAGLQPLGFRRRPADVRDQQAASMVGQSHLIQAYTDEFARYGVTIGQALLTPDDVVDRRHYNNVQSALQRLLHLGVIPIVNENDAVVTDELRFGDNDRLAALVAHIVDATALILLTDVDGLYSGPPGTPGATLISEVADMDELAGFTITGKGSEVGTGGMATKVEAARIATSGGVATLLASTADLGAALAGETVGTWFLPRSKRIPARDLWLRHAAAVKGTITVDDGAKNALRSGGASLLAVGVTDVRGTIAAGDLVSIVDSNGVEVARGLSAFSTAELNAYMHKRSAPRPVVHADDLVLPTK comes from the coding sequence GTGCAACATTTACTCTCGAATCGGGCTCTGCTTGGGCAAGCGCCGCGTATCGTTATCAAGATCGGCTCGTCGTCGCTGACGCGAGGCGGTTCCCTGGCACGCGACCAGATTGCGCAACTCGTGGACGTTTTGGGCCCGGCTCACGTGCGTGGACAGCAGATCGTGCTCGTGTCCTCGGGTTCGATCGCGGCTGGTTTGCAACCGCTTGGTTTTCGGCGCAGGCCAGCAGATGTGCGCGACCAGCAGGCAGCGTCCATGGTCGGCCAATCCCATCTTATTCAGGCATACACCGACGAATTCGCACGCTACGGCGTGACGATCGGGCAGGCATTGCTGACGCCGGACGACGTCGTTGATCGCCGCCACTACAACAACGTCCAGTCCGCTTTGCAGCGCCTGTTGCACCTGGGCGTGATTCCGATTGTGAATGAGAACGACGCCGTGGTGACCGACGAGCTGCGCTTTGGCGATAATGACAGGCTTGCCGCCCTTGTGGCACACATTGTGGACGCGACGGCCCTGATTTTGCTGACCGACGTGGACGGGCTGTATTCCGGGCCGCCGGGAACTCCGGGGGCGACACTGATTAGCGAAGTTGCCGACATGGACGAGCTCGCCGGCTTTACTATTACGGGTAAGGGCTCTGAGGTGGGCACGGGCGGAATGGCCACCAAAGTGGAAGCCGCGCGCATCGCAACCTCCGGGGGCGTGGCAACCTTACTGGCATCCACAGCCGATCTCGGTGCCGCGCTCGCCGGTGAAACAGTTGGCACGTGGTTTTTGCCAAGGTCCAAACGTATCCCAGCGCGCGATCTGTGGTTGCGCCACGCAGCCGCTGTTAAGGGCACGATCACCGTGGACGACGGCGCAAAGAACGCGCTGCGCAGCGGTGGGGCATCGCTGCTGGCCGTTGGTGTGACTGACGTGCGCGGAACAATCGCGGCGGGAGATCTGGTGTCAATCGTGGACTCAAACGGGGTGGAAGTGGCACGCGGACTCAGTGCATTTTCTACTGCAGAACTGAATGCATATATGCATAAAAGATCGGCCCCCCGGCCCGTGGTGCATGCCGATGATCTCGTGCTGCCGACCAAGTGA
- the trxA gene encoding thioredoxin yields MATVEVTAENFNDTVKEGTVILDFWAEWCGPCKTFGPTFEAASEKHEDITFGKVDTEAQGELAQAFQIMSIPTLMVFRDGIRIYEGAGALPPAALDDLIEQAKALDMDEVRAKIAESSEE; encoded by the coding sequence ATGGCAACCGTAGAAGTCACCGCCGAAAACTTCAATGACACCGTCAAAGAAGGCACCGTTATCCTGGATTTCTGGGCGGAATGGTGCGGTCCGTGTAAGACGTTCGGCCCTACTTTTGAGGCTGCTTCTGAAAAGCATGAGGACATCACGTTTGGCAAGGTTGATACCGAAGCGCAGGGCGAGCTCGCGCAGGCTTTCCAGATCATGTCGATTCCTACGCTGATGGTCTTCCGCGATGGGATCCGCATCTACGAGGGTGCTGGCGCACTTCCGCCTGCCGCCCTGGATGATCTCATCGAGCAGGCGAAGGCCCTCGACATGGACGAGGTGCGCGCGAAGATTGCGGAGAGCTCTGAGGAGTAA
- the rplU gene encoding 50S ribosomal protein L21, which yields MVYAIVKTGGRQEKVSVGSIVVTNRIEGEAGDKVELEPIMLVDGDKVTTSADGISAKVTAEIVRDEKGPKISIVKYKNKTGYRKRMGHRQPLTRLKVTNIG from the coding sequence GTGGTTTACGCGATTGTTAAGACGGGCGGGCGCCAGGAGAAGGTGTCCGTCGGATCTATCGTGGTTACGAACAGGATCGAAGGCGAAGCTGGCGACAAGGTCGAGCTAGAGCCGATCATGCTCGTCGACGGTGACAAGGTCACCACGTCTGCCGATGGTATTTCCGCTAAGGTTACCGCCGAGATCGTTCGTGACGAAAAGGGTCCGAAGATTTCCATTGTGAAGTACAAGAACAAGACTGGTTACCGCAAGCGCATGGGTCATCGCCAGCCGCTGACTCGCCTGAAGGTCACAAACATCGGCTAA